The genomic region CGGCACGCCTGAGACTACCTGGGTCACGGTAAGAAGGGTGTGTTCAACCACATGAAGATCATCACCTAACAAGACATCTGCAGGCGACACCAACCGTTGTTGTCGGCGTTACTACTACAGCAAGAGCCTCGACTGTTTTGACTACCATTGTGCAGACTCAGACTCTGATCATCGTACCCCGAACCGTTACTGCAGCATGTAGCGGACCTACCCGGACAGTCACAAGCTATCCACAAGCACCGACGGCCACAGTCAGATCGACGGTCACCCGGACAGCAACTGATAGGCAGATAACAAGTTACTGGACCACCATAgtcacaacaacagcaaagtGCAATTATCCTACCAGTACGTTGTATTCCTGATCTGGCAGGTGTAAGAATGCTGAAGCGGCCATCGTGGTGTGGCGAGAGGGACGAGAGAAGGCTCCAGCGAAGACACTCCGGTTCTAATGTCACTGTGTTAGGAAAACGAGATGTAGCTGCGACTCCCGCCGCACAGGTCGCCGCAATCACATCGACATACACACAAACCACATATACAGTCACCAGGACAACTACGACAACTGTTGCTGGAAGGGTGACTACCGAAACTGGTGAGTTCCTCGGCTGTCCTAAAACGCCTTCTTTCCTTCATAATGAATGTATGCTAACCCGAAGTAAAACAGTCCTTCGAACTACGACAGCCACAGTGTAAGCACCCTTCCGTAGCAACAGCACTCTCctcgctcttctcttctGACAGCTAACACTGGTCTTTCCTCCAGCACCCCTCCGCCATCAACGGCATGTGTAGGAAACGCACCTGGTTCCACTGTGACTGTTATCAGGACAAAGAGCGCCGTAACCGAAACGAACGTTGTATATTTAACGAGCCATCTGTCTGGCACTGTCTGGGTTGGGTATGTGGCTGCGTTACTCCATTTTACTGATACGTGCTAACAGTATTCTCTTTAGCCAAACGCAATACACTACAATTTCCAACCCTGTCAGCGCTACAGCTTGCTGGAGAGCAGGTGGGTGGTATGGAAAGTAGTAGCCTACGACATCCACATGAGCACTTTAGATCCTCGGAGAGAGATCTGCAATTGCCTGACAATTGTTTGCGGGCATGTTGAAGGATTGTGAATAACATTATCCTGGCACTTTCTGATACGCCGCAAAGGTTGGAGCATTCCATATACTTGATCATCGTACAACACTGCCCATCGGATTTTGACGATAAATGTGTCCAAGTACTCATGCACAACACTCTTCCAGTTCCATTATGGGGAGAAGCATTTAGTGTTAAGGGTATAAGTAAAGACTCTTAAACCAGGCCCGTGAATAACCATGTCTGTGATCGTGAAGTTGACTTCAAACaccgtcatcttcatcgccttCAAGCCATATCTCATGCCCATTACCCTCGTGTACGAAGAGACTTGCCACAATCCCACCTATCGCAATTGCGCTGAGGCACCAGAATacagcaccaacaacgcCCCGTGCCAGACCCTGCCCATACAAAAACCCTCCTAAGAAGGGGCCCACTGTCCTTGAAAGACTCGAGACGCTCTGCCCAATGCCATGCACTGTCCCCAGTACGCTTGGATGCGGCGTACAATTATTTACCAGAATCGTCTGAGCAGGCAGTGCAAATGTCCGGCCAATGACATGGAAACAAAGCACGCCCGCGATGGCAAGCCACACAACAAAACCATCCTTGGgtgccggcggcggagagaaagaggggaCCAAGCTCAGATAAGGTGCGATGAAGTAGGTAAAGGGGAAAAAGAGCAGAAATAACCGCCAGCTCCGGACGGTGCCGAGCCGGGCCGAAAGCCAGGGATAGATGCCAAGCTGGAGAGCAATACCAAGAACACCCAGGATAGCCATGGCCATGCCGACTTCACGAGGATGTAGACCGAGACCTCCAGTGAATATAAACGGAAGATGCCGCTGGAAGGCGTCGGGTGATTCTGGGCCTTTGGCTGGATCGTAGACTGGGGTTGAGAGAAATACGAACCAGAGTGAGTTGAACGTGCCCACGTGAAGGGACAGAAGACAGCTAGCTGTGAACGTGGAGACTACGTTTGGCGTGAAGATGCGGCGGAAAGGGAGTCGTTGTGTGTAGCGTCGTCTGGCATATTTTGGCTTGAAAGGGGCTACATCTAAAATGGAGGACTGCTGGGAGTCTGCGCCATGGGTAAGAGGGTGGGTTTCGATATCGATAGTGGTAGGGTCTTCAGTGGAAAGGCGTGAGTACCCCCCCTTGGATCTCTTGCGAGATACCCACAGTTTTATGCTCTGTCCAATTTCCAAGCCTCTATCACGTTGATCGGCGCAAAGGTCAAGTGTCTGTGGAGAGTTAGTATT from Podospora bellae-mahoneyi strain CBS 112042 chromosome 4, whole genome shotgun sequence harbors:
- a CDS encoding hypothetical protein (EggNog:ENOG503NXUM; COG:S) encodes the protein MSSNSGHGGAVETTATAPASYSTGDNQDDGSINSRLLSDSELQAESSASSHGTNSTVSIAGIMPSVIPSGLNANISQTPSGAKTVAWRDLPRKDQLTFITLARLSEPLVQTSLQSYMYYQLKWFDTSLPDSVISSQAGILQFVLFHASFTAAQFVTSMMWGRVADSRRFGRKTVLLIGLAGTMISCLGFGFSTTFWQALFFRSLGGITNGNVGVLRTIETVQEKKYQSRAFLLLPMTFNIGTIIGPILGGILSDPASSYPSLFRDVWFFHEFPYAAPNILSAIFLFCAMLLTLDLCADQRDRGLEIGQSIKLWVSRKRSKGGYSRLSTEDPTTIDIETHPLTHGADSQQSSILDVAPFKPKYARRRYTQRLPFRRIFTPNVVSTFTASCLLSLHVGTFNSLWFVFLSTPVYDPAKGPESPDAFQRHLPFIFTGGLGLHPREVGMAMAILGVLGIALQLGIYPWLSARLGTVRSWRLFLLFFPFTYFIAPYLSLVPSFSPPPAPKDGFVVWLAIAGVLCFHVIGRTFALPAQTILVNNCTPHPSVLGTVHGIGQSVSSLSRTVGPFLGGFLYGQGLARGVVGAVFWCLSAIAIGGIVASLFVHEGNGHEIWLEGDEDDGV
- a CDS encoding hypothetical protein (EggNog:ENOG503P2D8) translates to MGQSNLKCLWALFMFLAIGFGSACTSYGVDYSNGGAYYIDGSSNQYFSFVTIFQGCNQESISPVLIGPDNNQYACSAIRTEQAGVQVTSTCGIPFSAMKSGNWKIILSGTQVSSQRTFSVTVGTPETTWVTATPTVVVGVTTTARASTVLTTIVQTQTLIIVPRTVTAACSGPTRTVTSYPQAPTATVRSTVTRTATDRQITSYWTTIVTTTAKCNYPTRKRDVAATPAAQVAAITSTYTQTTYTVTRTTTTTVAGRVTTETVLRTTTATV